The genomic interval GCCGGTACGCAGACAGGAGAGGTCCGAATCAACGGAGGGTGGCCGCGGATGACACAGCAGGCGGGACGTATGGCCCGGCAGCTGCCGACGCTCAACGGTTTGCGGGGGATCGCCGCGGTAACGGTCTTCTTCTCCCACACGACGTTGTTCGGCTTCTTCGCCGACGAGCGGGTCGACGACTGGTGGTACGCCGTTCTCAGCCGTACCGGATCTGCCGCGCTCGGCTTCTTCTTCATCCTCAGCGGTTTCGTCCTGACCTGGTCGGCTCCCGACCACGAGCCGAATCGCCGGTTCTGGCGCCGTCGGGCCGCCCGGATCCTGCCGAACCACCTGGTCGTCTGTGCCGTGTTCATCGTTCTTCTGGTGCTGGTACAAGGGGGCGCGCCGCTGTGGCCGACGCTGGCGAACGTCGCGCTGGTGCAGAGCTGGATTCCGAATGAGTTCATCTTCAACGGAGTCAATCCGCCGAGCTGGTCGCTGAGCTGCGAGATCTTCTTCTACGCATCGTTCCCGTGGCTGCTCGCCGGCATTCGAAGGCTCTCCGCTGCCTGGCTCTGGTCGATCGCGGGTGGCATTGTCGCCGCGATGCTTGTCGCGCCCGTCGTCTCGACGACGTTCCTACCGGACGAGCCGACGTACACCTACGCGGACGCGGCATTTCCGCAGTTCTGGTTCGTACAACAGTTCCCGTTGATGCGGATGCTGGACTTCGTCCTCGGGATCGTCATCGCCCAGCTCGTCATGCGGGGGCTGTGGTTCAGGCTGAGCCTGCCCGCCGCCGCACTTGTCACGCTGGCCTTCTACGGCGTTTCCGAGGTCGTGCCGCTGCTCTACTCGGTGGTCGCGGCGATGGTCATCCCGCTCGCGTTGCTGGTGGCTGCCGCGGCGCGGGCGGACGTCGAGGGGCACCGCTCACCGCTGCGCGGGCGGGTCGCCGGCTGGCTGGGCGACACGTCCTTCGCCTTCTACCTCATTCACATCCTGGTGTTGTATGGTGCCGCGAACATGTCTCCGAACGGCTTCGGTGTCGCCGCTGCGCTGGCCGTGATGGTCGGCGCCTACCTGGCGACGCTCGGCTTTGCATCGTTGCTTCACATCGGCGTGGAACGGCCGATGATGCGCCGGTTCGCCAGATCCCGGAAACCTGCCGCCGGCCCTCAGCCCGCCGCGGTGGCTACCGCTTCGCCTGCCATTGAGCCGATGCCCGTCGCGACGGGTGACGGGACCCGAGTCAGCTAGCGACAGCCGGACGCCGGGCCGAACCCGGTGCCCTGGCTGATCCTGTCCGGATCAGCCAGGGCATCAGTTCACCGGACGGTCAGCGTGGCCCGGACCGCGCCAGCCGGACGCAGAGTGACCATCGGTACGACCTCCAGCCGCTCGTCGCGGGTGTCCACACGGTAACGGGCGAGCAACGCGCTCAGCAGTACGGTCATCTCCAGCAGCGCGAAGTGTTCCCCGATGCAACTGCGCGGCCCACCACCGAAGGGAAAGTAGGCGTAGCGCGGCCGCTCCTGCTGCCCGAGGAACCGGTCGGGCTCGAAGCGCTCCGGGTCGGGCCAGAATTCCGGATGCCGGTGCGTGACCCAGGGCGCAACCACCACCTTGGTATTGGCCGGAATTCGGTAACCGGAGACGACGACGTCAGACTCGGCCATCCGCTCCATGCTGTACACCGGTGGGTACAGCCGCATGCCTTCCATGGCCGCAGCTCGCACCAGTTCCTCGTCGCCCGTGCCGATCCCGGCCACGACCCGTTCCTGCACCTCGGGATGCTGACCCAGCAGGTGCATGGTGAAGGCCAGCCCGGCCGAGGTCGTCTCATGCCCGGCGAGCAGGAACACGAGCATCTGATCCCGGATCTCCTCCATGGACAGCGCCTGCCCGGTCTCCGGATCCTCGGCCGCGGACAACCGGCTGAGCAGATCCTCGTTCTCCTCGCCGCCCATTCGCTGGCGGGCGGCGATGATGCGGTCGATGATCTCGTACTGGGTCGCACGTACCTGCGTGATCCGGCGGGACCGCGGAGTCGGCCAGCTCAGCGGCAGCTTGACAACCTGTAGGGCGCGCGCCAGCGCGAGGTCGCCCAGAATGGGCATGAGCTCCTGGAGACGGGGGACGACCTCGTCGATGTCGTCGCCGAACAGTGCCCGGCCGACCACCCGCATCGTGTAGCGCTGCATGACCTGGTACAGGTCCACGACGGATCCCGTGGTGACCGCCATGTCGTCGACGACGCGGGCCGCTTCCTCGGCCATCAGCTCGGTGTAGCGGGCCACCCGGCGCGGCGTGAAGAGCGGTTGCAGCGTCCGCCGCTGTCGCAACCAACGGTCTCCGTCGCTGGTCAGCAGTCCCTCACCGATGAACTCCCGAAGGATTTCATACGCGCTCGCGCGCCGGCTGAAGACCTGAGGCGTGGTGAGGACCTGACGGATGCCGTCGGGGTGGTGCACGTTCACCACGTCGACGCTGACGGCACGTGGCCCCCGAGGCAGTCCGACGTGGTAGGCCACCACGTCGCCGTACGTGTGGAAGCCGTCCAGGATCGATCCCAGCAGGTCGTGGCGGAGCGCCGGCAGCATGCCGAGGAGCGGATGTCCGGCCGGACCCGGTACGGCGATGGCCTTGGACAACTGTGTCGTCACGGTGATCCCCCGTTCAGTTGATCGACCTACGTCGACTATATTTCCACGCGCCGTACCCCTTTCCAGTCCCTGGCCCCGCAGTGCGCAGCGATGGTCATCACCATCGCTGTCGCCAGCAGTCAAGAGTTCGGCACCAGCTCGGCCTCACTGGCCGGCGTGCGCTGCACGCCCGCACCGCCTCCATGAGCGGCGGGCCGCCACGCGGTGGCATTTCACCAGGAGGAAACGCACCCGGGGGCTGTGTCGAAGTGAGCCGGGGACGGCCGCCCGAACGCGGCCGTCCCCGTGGGGTCCTGCGGATGCCGAGGGATCACCCCGGAGTTCAGCGGTTCGCCGCCCCGCCGCCAGAGGCTGGCTGGACCCGCTCGAACCGCACCCGGCTCAGCCATCCCGGCAGGTCACTGAGCACGTAGATCTCGCCGTGCACGTCGACGTCGATCGCGGTCGGCTGGATCGGGAAGTTGCCGATCGTGGCGGACTCGTAGCCGCCCGTGGGTTTGGCGCGCACGGCGAACGCGAGGGTCGAGCAGTAGTCGCTCGCGATGTAGGTGCCCCATGCCTCCGGGGTGGCGGACCCCCGGTACACCACGCCGCCGGTCACCGAGCAGCTCTCGGTCATGAAGTGCTCGTACTCGAAGACCGGGTCGGTGTACCGCACGCCCGGCCGGCATTGCTCCGGGTCGAAGACCGGGGTGCCCTCCCGGCAGGACCAGCCGAGGTTCGCCCCACGCTGCGACGGGCGGATGTGGTTGACCTCCTCGATCAGGCCCTGGCCGACGTCACCGATCCACAGCGAGTTGTCGACCGGGTCGACGGAGAACCGCCACGGGTTGCGCAGCCCGTAGACCCAGATCTCCGGCCGCGCGCCCCGGGTGCGGACGAACGGGTTGTCGGAGGGTACGCAGTAGGGCTTCGCGCCGCAGGTGCGGTTGACGTCGATCCGGACGATCTTGCCGAGCAGGGTGCCGAGGTCCTGACCGGACTTGAACGGGTCGTTC from Plantactinospora sp. BC1 carries:
- a CDS encoding acyltransferase; translation: MTQQAGRMARQLPTLNGLRGIAAVTVFFSHTTLFGFFADERVDDWWYAVLSRTGSAALGFFFILSGFVLTWSAPDHEPNRRFWRRRAARILPNHLVVCAVFIVLLVLVQGGAPLWPTLANVALVQSWIPNEFIFNGVNPPSWSLSCEIFFYASFPWLLAGIRRLSAAWLWSIAGGIVAAMLVAPVVSTTFLPDEPTYTYADAAFPQFWFVQQFPLMRMLDFVLGIVIAQLVMRGLWFRLSLPAAALVTLAFYGVSEVVPLLYSVVAAMVIPLALLVAAAARADVEGHRSPLRGRVAGWLGDTSFAFYLIHILVLYGAANMSPNGFGVAAALAVMVGAYLATLGFASLLHIGVERPMMRRFARSRKPAAGPQPAAVATASPAIEPMPVATGDGTRVS
- a CDS encoding cytochrome P450 — translated: MSKAIAVPGPAGHPLLGMLPALRHDLLGSILDGFHTYGDVVAYHVGLPRGPRAVSVDVVNVHHPDGIRQVLTTPQVFSRRASAYEILREFIGEGLLTSDGDRWLRQRRTLQPLFTPRRVARYTELMAEEAARVVDDMAVTTGSVVDLYQVMQRYTMRVVGRALFGDDIDEVVPRLQELMPILGDLALARALQVVKLPLSWPTPRSRRITQVRATQYEIIDRIIAARQRMGGEENEDLLSRLSAAEDPETGQALSMEEIRDQMLVFLLAGHETTSAGLAFTMHLLGQHPEVQERVVAGIGTGDEELVRAAAMEGMRLYPPVYSMERMAESDVVVSGYRIPANTKVVVAPWVTHRHPEFWPDPERFEPDRFLGQQERPRYAYFPFGGGPRSCIGEHFALLEMTVLLSALLARYRVDTRDERLEVVPMVTLRPAGAVRATLTVR
- a CDS encoding sorbosone dehydrogenase family protein — protein: MSRRRRRPAVLAGLLVLALYAFLLPPASAASTATAGAPHTRAVPLTELTVVSEQVASGLQRPIALTGLPDGRLLIAEKNGTVRAYHPDTGLAAEPVLDLTARIDTSDNERGLLGITPAPNFARTGILYVAYTSLPAGALTLARVPIGAPERVQVLLTQEHAEYGNHNGGQVAFGREGYLYWSLGDGGHANDPFKSGQDLGTLLGKIVRIDVNRTCGAKPYCVPSDNPFVRTRGARPEIWVYGLRNPWRFSVDPVDNSLWIGDVGQGLIEEVNHIRPSQRGANLGWSCREGTPVFDPEQCRPGVRYTDPVFEYEHFMTESCSVTGGVVYRGSATPEAWGTYIASDYCSTLAFAVRAKPTGGYESATIGNFPIQPTAIDVDVHGEIYVLSDLPGWLSRVRFERVQPASGGGAANR